The DNA region TATCTAATCTTTATACATATAAATATTTTGTGGAAAAACGGGGCGGTCGGGATATAAAAAAAGTTACAACCTTATATAAAATTTTAAGTTGTTTATAATGAAATTATCGTATATAATTAATGCGTAAAGGTGTTCTGTACCCCTCAGCCCGGCGATAAGGAGGGATTAATATGATCCGTAAAGCTACCGTCAGGGACCTTGACGGCATCCTATCCATCATGAAAAGCGTAGGAAACAGGTACAAGGACCCTGAGCAGGGATTTTTAATGGGAGACTACACGCTGCACGAAAAAAAGCACAGGCAAAAGTATGCCTGTGATCTCAAGAAACTTGCGTATGCCTATGTCTATGAAGAAAACCAAAAGGTGAAAGCATTTTTGATGGCTTACAAAAAGAGTGAATGGCTAAATGAAGTACCCGGTTGGATAGATGAAATTATCTGGAGACCGGGATTCAACAGCTCTTTCCTGGACAATTTCGTCCTGATCAACCAGACAGCCATGTACCCCGAACTTACCGGGCACGGCATCGGAAGCATGCTCTACGAAAACCTTATACAGGATCTGGTCGCGGACGGCGTGAAAAACATTTTTGCGGAAACCATTATCGCGCCGGTCCCCAATTTCGCTTCCCTGAATTTCCGGATAAAGCAAAAATATGAGCTGGCCGGCATTCGTTATGAGGAATACGCCGGTGTTATTCACACCACGCTGGTTTACCACAAACCCGTTTTCGACCAGGAAAAAATCGTGCCGTTTACCCATGTCCATCCCAGGCCGGCTGCGCGCAAGGAGGCATGAAGGCAACGAAAAAGTCCACTTCCAGCAGAATAAATACCTCTCTTTGTGGATTAATCAGGAATCGTTAAGCCGGTCAAACAGTTTCAGGTAGTTGAGGATGTTCGTTGTTATGAGGAAGTTCTTGCGAACCTTCTCGCGCCCTTCCTCTCCCATCTTTTCGGCCAGGTTCGGGTTCCTGAGCAGGGTAAGAACCCTCTCGGCGCACTCTTCCACCGTTTCAACCAGGTAGCCGTTCTCGCCGTCGTCAATCTGGAGCTTAATACCTCCCGCATTCCCGCCGATAACCGGCTTTTTTTTCCACATCCCCTCGGCTACTGTAAGCCCGAAGCCTTCGCGAATTGATTTCTGCACGATGATTTTCGCGGCCGTCTGAAAGGCGTTAACCTCCCGGTTAGAGACGCCGTTAAAGTTGGTAACGATATCTATGTCATAGTCTTCTCCAGCCCTGCGAAGCGTGCGGTAGAGATACTCCCATCCCTCCGGATCATCCGAGGCCATGGAGCCTACCAGCGCCAGCTGGACGCTGGGGTATTCTTTTTTCACTATTTTGTAGACATCTATTACGCCCAGGGGGTCCTTCCAGGGGTCAAACCGGGATACCTGGACAATCAAAGGCCTGTTAGCATCCACACCGAAACTGCTGATGATGCCGCTGGCTTCCTCTTCTTCCAGCGGTATATTTTTGGGGCTGAGGGGATCAATGGACGGGGTGATAAAGGTCAGGTTATTGAGCTGCGCTCCTTCCTTGGCAAAATCAGGCATTGTAAAAACACAGGCATCATAGCGGCTTACAAACTGGTATAAAAAATCCCAGTACTCATGGTTGGGAGCGGAAGTATCAATGTGACAGCGCCATATCCACCTGGCCCGGTCATTGGCGGTGCGAAAATTGATAAGCGGTGCAGGCTGGGGGTCATGCACTACGATGAAATCGTAATCCCACTTAGCCATTGCTGCGGCATTAAGCTCATTATATTTATAATAAATGTCCCTGGCCCAGGAAGGCAGTTCCCCCTCTTTTCCCTGAAGGCAGTTGTGAAAGTCCTTGGTTACGGCATAAAACTCCTGGGTTCCTTTAAGCACCCACCAGTCGACATGAAGGCCCATATCCCTGGCCAGGGGTACAAAAGAGTGGAGTATTTCGGCCACACCCCCTCCGAAAGCCGTTGAGTTGACCATGCATACCTTTTTATCTTTAAACCTGTCAAGGTAATAAGTCAGTTCTATTTCGCTGTCCCTGTCCAGGAACGGGAGGTAATCCAGGTATTTTTTGGTTCCTGTTTGCACAAGTTCCATTCGGCAAACCCCTTCCGCATTAATTTAATTGATTAATAATTCACCATGAAAACAATACTATTTATAAACTGGTTATAAACCGGACTTTTTTAACATCGGGGAATGATTGGCCATGCCGGAAATGGGGGCGGAAATTGTCGATCTTGAAAAAAGGAAAGTGAGGTTCAGGGTGTTCGCCTTGGCTAAAAAGGGGGTTAGCGTTATTGTCAGGTCCGGCCGCCTGGAAAAGGAATTCCCTCTCTTTCAGGAAAGCCTCAATGTCTACAGCCGGGAAATCACGGGTCTGGCCCCGGATTCTCTTTACAAATTCCGTCTTGACGGGGAGAAGACATACCCCGACCCCTATTCACAATACCAGCCCTTTGGGGTACACGGCTGGTCACAGCTCGTCGACCACAGTTCCTACCGCTGGCACGACGCGGACTGGAAAGGCCGAAAACTGGAAGAATTAATTATCATGGAAATCCATACGGGAACCTTCACGCCAGGCGGTACTTTCCGGGAGGCGGCGGAGAAAATCGAATATCTTGTTGAACTTGGCATAACGGCCGTGGAAATCATGCCGGTAACCCAGACCCCGGGCAGGTGGAACTGGGGTTATGACGGTGTAAACCTCTTTTCCGTAAATCACAACTACGGCCGGCCGGATGACCTCAAATATTTTATTGACACCTGCCATGCGCATCATCTTTCCGTAATCCTGGACGTGGTTTACAATCACTTCGGACCCGAGGGAAATTACCTTTACGCGTTCGGCCCGTATTTTACAAACAAGCACCAGACTCCCTGGGGTGCGGCTGTGAATTTCGACGACGATTACAGTGAGTTTACGCGAAAAATGGTGCTGGAAAACGTGCGTTTCTGGCTGGAAACATATCATTTCGACGGGCTGCGCCTCGATGCCGTTCACGCCATTGTGGATAACAGCCGCGTGCATATCCTCCAGGAAATCAGTGCCGCCGTGCATAAACTGGCCGCCAGGCTTAAAAAAAATTTATTTGTTATCGGTGAAAGCGATGAAAACAATGTCAGGCTGATCACCCCGCTTGAAGCTGGCGGCTGCGGCCTGGACGCTCAATGGCTTGATGATTTTCACCATGTAGTCCATACTGCGCTGACGGGGGAAAAGAAGGGTTATTACATGGATTACGGCAGGTTTACAGATTTCCAAAAGGTTTTCAAAAATTACCTGTATACAGGCGAGTACTCCCGTTACTGGCAAAAAAACCGCGGAACCGATGCTTCGGACCGTCCCGGCAAGCAGTTTGTGGCCGCCATCCAGAACCACGACCAGGTGGGTAACAGGGTGTGCGGCGACCGCCTGTCAACACTGGTTGATTTTCCATACCTGAAAGCGGCGGCCGGAATGCTGTTTTTTTCCGCCTACCTGCCGCTTCTTTTTATGGGTGAAGAGTATGGTGAAACCAGGCCTTTCTTGTTCTTTACCGACTACCAGGACCCGCAGTTGAAAAAGGCCGTGTCCCGGGGCCGACGAGAAGAATTCAGGCATTTCGATTGGACGGACGTTCCCGACCCCCAGGACCCCGAATCCTTTTACCGGTCAAAACTGACCGGCAGGGACTGCTGGAACGAGCAAAACAGGTATCTTTTCAATTATTACCGGGACCTGATCAGGCTCAGAACATCTCACCCCGTCCTGAAATCGCTTGATAAAAAAAGGCTCTGCGTGGAAGTCTTCCCCGCCAAGCGGGTTGTCAGTATAAAACGATGGAATGACGGCACCGTTCTGACCGCCTTGTTCAACCTGGGTCCGGAAGATACAGAGTTCGCAGTCACAGAGGGAAAACTGATTTTTAATTCGGAATGGGGCATCTACGGCGGAAAGGCGGCGGAGGCAGGCGGTGTTTTGTTAAAAGGACAGGTGGTTGTTATCGAATCAACGCCTTGACCGTCACCCCCCGGAAATAGTTTTCCGCTTCGCTCTCATTCATGCCGTCTATCCTTTCCAGCATCGCCGGAAAAAGCGGTGGATAAAGCTTATACAGGTAATGGTACATCCTGTTTACCAGGTATTCGCCATCCGGCACCATTGACCAGATGCGCTGGATGTGATCCGTGGCCATGTAGACAGCCTGGGAGTATTCCTGCATAAGAATGAGAAAACGGGATATATCGGGCAGGCCGCTTTGATTCAGCTCAAAGAGCGCTTTTGCCCTGTCTTTCGCTTTATTCTTCCATTCCTCCACGCTGTCGAAGACGGTTTTCACACCGGATAAATCAAGACCTTTTTCTCTTTTGTATTCCTCAATACCGTACTTGAGGTAATTGACACGGTTTTCGATAAACACTTCCAGGGTCTCACAAAGCCCCACAAAAAGACGATGGTCCATTTTTCCCGTTCTGCGCATCAAAACCATGGCCAGAGGGTGCTCTTCCAGTTTTTGCAGGAGCAAGGAGCAAAGCAGGTACCCCAGCAGGCAAGGCCTTTTCTGTCTCCCTTCCGTGGGACGCCAGCCCCAGTTGCAGGCCCTTTTCATAAGCCTGTGGTACAAGACGGCCCGTGTATCGGGACTTTCGCTGTTCAGTTCGTACTCCGTTTCGCCAAGCCTGCCCACGTCCGCGGGAACGTTTACGGTTATGCCGAACATGTCAAGCAGGTTGTCAAAAACCCCGCAGTAGTATTTGCCGTTTTCCCAAAAAATGTGAGGCCGCTCGTATATTCCCGTTCTTTTTACATCGTAAGGGCCAACCCCGCTTACTCCCAGGGGAGGATAATGCCCATCCGCCCTCAGGACCACCCTGATTTCCGGAGCCCAGCTGATTTTATCAAAATGGAGCACAGGCAGTTTTTCCAATCCATAGTTACTCAAAACCCCGTCAATATAGGCATCCGGCGTGACAAAATGAATCCTGTATTTATTCTTGCTTGTCTCAAGGATTTCTTTCCAGGCCTTTTCTATAATCTCCAGGGCAATATCCCCGAAATCCATAAGCTCTAAATCCTGAATGTATAAAAGGAGTCCTCCTTCCGGGACCTTTTCCAGCTCCCGGCACAGCACTTCCTTATAAATTTTTGTTCCTTCCTCGCCGCTGATCGGGTAACTTTCCGGTATACTGGTCAGGTACTCGCTGTCAAAAACCGGGTATTCACCCAAAATGTATCCCTGCGACTTCACCTCATCTCTCTTCATCCTGGTAATGGGACGCCAAATTTCCTGGGAAATGGGGAAATTGCGGGGAAGGGCCAGGATACTGCGCCGGCGGCCTTTAAGCCAGAAAGGCCTGTAAATATAATCTCCCTCTCCCTCTATACTAAAAGACACTTTTTTCTCATTCAGGTGAGGGAAAACGACGTAATCTATATTGGCCGCTTCCACAGCTTCCAGCCTGGCGTAACTCAAGGAGCCTTCCGTCGGGAAAAGCCCTTTGTACCTGGGGTAAGGAACTCCAAGCACTTGATGGAGGTACTGCATGTTCCAGACGATCTCCTGGGTCATTTCTTCCGCGCGAAGAAGAGAGACATGCGTGTGGTGAGCCTGGATATACAACGGGTAAAGCCTTTTCCGCCGGTAGTCTTTCCTCAGGTTTTCGAATGTCTCCGGCATAACATCCTTTACTTGAACAAGCAGCTCGTTTGTATAGTCGACGCACATGGGAGCGTCCAGTATATCCCCCAGCCTGCTGCACTGTGAATAGATGTCGCGTCCTTCTTTCTTTCTTTTTTTTAAGTAGTTTTCATCCTTAAAGCTTTCCT from Peptococcaceae bacterium includes:
- a CDS encoding GNAT family N-acetyltransferase, yielding MIRKATVRDLDGILSIMKSVGNRYKDPEQGFLMGDYTLHEKKHRQKYACDLKKLAYAYVYEENQKVKAFLMAYKKSEWLNEVPGWIDEIIWRPGFNSSFLDNFVLINQTAMYPELTGHGIGSMLYENLIQDLVADGVKNIFAETIIAPVPNFASLNFRIKQKYELAGIRYEEYAGVIHTTLVYHKPVFDQEKIVPFTHVHPRPAARKEA
- a CDS encoding glycoside hydrolase, yielding MKESFKDENYLKKRKKEGRDIYSQCSRLGDILDAPMCVDYTNELLVQVKDVMPETFENLRKDYRRKRLYPLYIQAHHTHVSLLRAEEMTQEIVWNMQYLHQVLGVPYPRYKGLFPTEGSLSYARLEAVEAANIDYVVFPHLNEKKVSFSIEGEGDYIYRPFWLKGRRRSILALPRNFPISQEIWRPITRMKRDEVKSQGYILGEYPVFDSEYLTSIPESYPISGEEGTKIYKEVLCRELEKVPEGGLLLYIQDLELMDFGDIALEIIEKAWKEILETSKNKYRIHFVTPDAYIDGVLSNYGLEKLPVLHFDKISWAPEIRVVLRADGHYPPLGVSGVGPYDVKRTGIYERPHIFWENGKYYCGVFDNLLDMFGITVNVPADVGRLGETEYELNSESPDTRAVLYHRLMKRACNWGWRPTEGRQKRPCLLGYLLCSLLLQKLEEHPLAMVLMRRTGKMDHRLFVGLCETLEVFIENRVNYLKYGIEEYKREKGLDLSGVKTVFDSVEEWKNKAKDRAKALFELNQSGLPDISRFLILMQEYSQAVYMATDHIQRIWSMVPDGEYLVNRMYHYLYKLYPPLFPAMLERIDGMNESEAENYFRGVTVKALIR
- a CDS encoding glycosyltransferase, translating into MELVQTGTKKYLDYLPFLDRDSEIELTYYLDRFKDKKVCMVNSTAFGGGVAEILHSFVPLARDMGLHVDWWVLKGTQEFYAVTKDFHNCLQGKEGELPSWARDIYYKYNELNAAAMAKWDYDFIVVHDPQPAPLINFRTANDRARWIWRCHIDTSAPNHEYWDFLYQFVSRYDACVFTMPDFAKEGAQLNNLTFITPSIDPLSPKNIPLEEEEASGIISSFGVDANRPLIVQVSRFDPWKDPLGVIDVYKIVKKEYPSVQLALVGSMASDDPEGWEYLYRTLRRAGEDYDIDIVTNFNGVSNREVNAFQTAAKIIVQKSIREGFGLTVAEGMWKKKPVIGGNAGGIKLQIDDGENGYLVETVEECAERVLTLLRNPNLAEKMGEEGREKVRKNFLITTNILNYLKLFDRLNDS
- the treZ gene encoding malto-oligosyltrehalose trehalohydrolase; this encodes MPEMGAEIVDLEKRKVRFRVFALAKKGVSVIVRSGRLEKEFPLFQESLNVYSREITGLAPDSLYKFRLDGEKTYPDPYSQYQPFGVHGWSQLVDHSSYRWHDADWKGRKLEELIIMEIHTGTFTPGGTFREAAEKIEYLVELGITAVEIMPVTQTPGRWNWGYDGVNLFSVNHNYGRPDDLKYFIDTCHAHHLSVILDVVYNHFGPEGNYLYAFGPYFTNKHQTPWGAAVNFDDDYSEFTRKMVLENVRFWLETYHFDGLRLDAVHAIVDNSRVHILQEISAAVHKLAARLKKNLFVIGESDENNVRLITPLEAGGCGLDAQWLDDFHHVVHTALTGEKKGYYMDYGRFTDFQKVFKNYLYTGEYSRYWQKNRGTDASDRPGKQFVAAIQNHDQVGNRVCGDRLSTLVDFPYLKAAAGMLFFSAYLPLLFMGEEYGETRPFLFFTDYQDPQLKKAVSRGRREEFRHFDWTDVPDPQDPESFYRSKLTGRDCWNEQNRYLFNYYRDLIRLRTSHPVLKSLDKKRLCVEVFPAKRVVSIKRWNDGTVLTALFNLGPEDTEFAVTEGKLIFNSEWGIYGGKAAEAGGVLLKGQVVVIESTP